The window ACTACCGAGAAATGAAAGATACCCCATAGAAAAATCTATGCTGATATACTAAAGAGAATGAAGGATATGCCCACACACAAATCAGTCCTAACCTTTTTGCAGAATAATAATTCCAGACGGATCAAAACCATCCATATGTTCTTCTTCACGCTGGAACTTAAACATTTTCCAGCTTCCAAAATAGTCAATCACACGTCCAAAGAAGTTACTAGCAACAAGTAGTGTATAAACAACCATAATTAGTGGGTAGATCCTGTTGAAGCGTCTTCCAAAGAAAGGAACTGCGTCATCTATGTTCCCCATTCTCTGCAACATGCCAACATATGGTCCGTTTAGAGATAAACTAGGTGTTATTTATCTGGTGAACAATAAGCAGTGTAACAAAACTGAAAAACTGGGAAGCATTCcatcttcaaatgtcaactttattATCCTCACAAACCAGAAGCACATAGCATAAATAACACGAAGAAACTGTCCAACTATTACCTTctcaaaagtagttttaacattACCACCAAGGCGAATGAGATTCAGGAAATTATAAGAAATGGGAGGTGCATATCTTGCAACCATCCTGCAAAATAGCATTCGGTGCACAGCCCAGAATGAGTTGAACGAATTGGACAGGAAGCACACAAAACATAAAAAAGCAGAACAGTATGAACTTACGAACAGATCATAAGCAAACTGACAGAACTTGTTTGCCGTGGAGTCAGAGAATAAAACATTAACATCCCAATCTGAAATAGCGAATAGTATGTgcatatacacatatacatcaaaGGGACAAATGCAGCAACCTGTAAACAAATAGGAAGTATGTAAGATCAGGCAGAATAAGGCTGACGCTACACAATGAATGTACAGCTAGGTGACCCAGACAAGGGCATTCCATTGACTAAGATATAAATTTTATACTGCATAAAATATAACTAATGTCAACCGAGTAAAGAATAGCAAGGCCTGATATACTGAGTCACCTAGAAATAACTATAGTGACTTGTACGTCTGCATGTGTTTAAATAACAAATGGATGACGGATGCACATGATTGGTGTGCAAACAAACTACAAAGCTATCACCAATAACACAATATAGTACACATTGCAGAAAGCAAGAGCCCATAAGTAACAAAACTTCCCTGTAAACTGAACATGTGATACACTTATTTTAGTTTTTAATGAAGCACGCAATTTCTTACCTGGACTAGAACCTCCTGCTTTCCGACAGATTTTACAAGAATGGAAAAAAGTGATAAATCAACACCACCTGGCAGCAAAGTAGCTTCAGCCAACAGTATAGCAGCTGACATGCAGCCGAGAATAACAGCCAGTGCTTTCTGAAGCTGCTTTCTCAGTATACAACGCCAAATGAACTCTGATAATGCAAGAAAGTATCACTGAGTCAGTTCCATCAGTTATTGAGCAAGCCATAAGGCAGTAACTCAAACGTACTAAGAATAATATGTGGGCCTGGAATTTAGACTGTTTCGTCTAGAAACTGATGTTAAGCCATTCTCACTGAGTAATAGATAAAGACAAAAACTAATAAATATAGTTGGTAAAGGTCAGAAGGATTACCCATAGTGTCCAAAAGGGATCCCAGTGTGCCTGACCGACTCTCCCTAAAACTCGATACATATTTCCTGTTTAGACAAAAAGAAACTAAATCAATAATGGTTGTGGTTGGATACATCACAAGGTTTCAGACGAGTATAACAAGTTTGCAGTACATATTAATCAAGGTTTTGCAAACAAATTACTGAGGCATATTTTATAGCTCGTGTTGACATGCACACACATCCATAATGGCAATTGAGATTATTCAGCCCACCAATCAACTATTCTTGGCCAGTACCACACATCACGCATATATATGCTAACATACTAATCAAGCCATTTGTGGAACTATCAACAATCCTGTTTGTACACAGTTTTATCTGTTTTCTGTTTAACCAGGTTAATAAAACCTCCATCATAATGATATGGCATAGCACTTGACATCATTTATTTAACAGAACTGTCAAGTTATTGTAGCTTTGTACAGCATTACAACAAGAAAAGGTTCGCCAACATACAATATCATGAAATATAATTGAGTGAGGCAAAAAAGATGCATTACAGTACCTATAGAAAAGTTTATTGAAATTGTAAGGCTATTTTGTCAAGATTAAAATACTCTGGAGATAACATTTAACCAAAGAATTAACAAACTCACCATCCATTTGCATCACGATGTTCATAATTTTTAATAGTGTCCTCTAGATCAAGAGCTTCCATGACATAAGTCATATATTCACTGTACAATAACAAAAATTAAAGTCAATATTATCAGTTAAAAAGGGACAGCAGAAAACCACGAACGTTATTTCTCTACAAACTAGAATTCCAAGTACCACACTTTGGCATGCCTACAGAAATCTTGCCACACATCTGGAATTTATGACGCTTCGGGCCCAGCTAAACACCCGCCTAACTCAGCATACTTAACTAACTCAAGAATTTTGCCAACTTAGGAAACCTTAGGTTGCCCTTATTATTACCCTTCCAGTTTCCATACAAACAAACTGCATtagttatgtactccctccgtaaagaaatataagagcgttctaGTGATCTAATcgctcttatatttatttacagagggagtaccagaTATTACTAAGAGATACACAAAGAGTAATACTATTCCTGGTTGGTTTATTCCACAATACCTTTTACACCGATAGTACTCCTCATGGGCCATCCTAAGCTGACGTCGGAGAGTGGCCATTGTTTTATCATCTGTATCATAGTCCATATCATTTTCGCCTAATCTGCCACCAGAAGGCTTAAAAGATGGGTCATCTCGCAGCTGAAATGTACATACAATCACAAGTTACCATCTTTAATCGCAGTGTTTTAAATTCAACTGCAAATAGTACTAATAATTGCTTTGGTACCATTTGAGCAACCATTCGGTCAATAATATCCATATAAGGTCTTAAGAGATCTCGCTTTGACATTTGATTTGAAGTGGCTTGAGCAACCTGGAAAAGGAACAATACTTCAGCAAATGGCAAGTTGGCAACGAGTACAGATACTATTAAGGATTTAAATGTACTTACAACAATTGCATTTGAATAGTCTTGATGAGCATTATCAAGCTTTACGGCCATCTTGGCAACTCTATGAGAAAGTACTTTTTGGCGGTGAGTCCAGTCTGCGTTTTTCCAAATGTTTCTTGGAATTTCACTCAATCCAAAACCAAGAAGAAAAGCACCAGTCACCAGTCCAAAGGTATTTGAGCAAGCCATTAAAAAGCCCACAAGACCTCCATCCCTGTCAAAAATATTTACTTCAGGTCAAGAGTCAAGACTAAATGGACTGCTCAAATGGCGGCCATTTTGATAAAACTAGTTTGGCAGAACTCAAGGCAACACAAAGGATTAGTGCAATGGCCAATGGAAGTAGTATTTTGCAGTAGTAATGATCACATCATGTTTCTTTACCAATCAAAGCTGACTATCCTAAACATGTAGCTTGTTCAATACGGAAATATCAAAAATGTTTCTGTAAAATATTCCATAAGTTATTGAACGACAGCCATAAAGAAAGAGCTGAAATAACTTAACTAAAATGTAAAAAAATACCAAGATAGTACACAGGGTTATTCACATATCAGGTGACTCATGGAGCATGGAAGCTCAAGTGGAGATTAAAACATACCAAGCTCGATGCATGACTAAAAGCAGTATGAGTCCAAAGAGGCCAATAGCTACCACAATTGAATAAAAGAGCAGGTTCATGTGAATACTAGTTTTTAGCCTTTCTCTAACAGTGAAATCTCCAGCATCTTCATAGCCTTGAATAGTAGGAACTACAGCCCTGTTTAGGGACATAGAAACAAGCCTTGTGTTAGCGATGAAAGTGCCAATGAAAATGACAAGGATAAAATTTACTGCATCCCATGAGAAATTAATATATCAATTGGTAAATAAAGTAGTACCCTGAAAAGCTGAAAAGAACTAGGTTATCATCTGTTCTACTAGAAAGAGAGTGAGCAAGTAAGCAACCTTATAGTAACATCAAAACCTTAAATACCTTGAAACCAAACAGTAAGAAAGTGTCAGGCACATAAGAGAGGGGATGAATTTTCCAGTATTTTGCCATTTACAAACCTTTTTTTTTTCAAGCACAGGCCTAACAAGTTCAGCTGAAGCTGAAACAGTTGCATTGATATGCAAATAATACATTGCTAAATCACTGATCTGGGGACTGATGAAGCAGGATCCAAAAAAATTTGAATTTGGAAAGTAAAGCTGACATTTTACTGTAAGAAACATTTATTATGCTAGGGCATGTGCACCAACAGTAGTCAGTCCTAGAGGCCACTGACAATCAGGAATGTTAACCATGGCAGAAAGCAATGGAAGACATGTTGATGATGATAGTTTCATACCATGTTAGGATAAATGTGCTCCAATAAGACCAGCCCCAAAAGAAGCCAATTCCACCTTTATCAAAGCCAGTTAATGTCTGCAAGTGAGGTGATGTAAGAGTTTAGACCGAATAAGTAAATGAAGATCATTTGCCAGCATAGTGCAAGGATAAAGTTTGCCATAAAGGGCCTGCACTATTTATCTATACCTCTATATAGCGTGCGAATAACTTTAAAAGATGGTCGTTGAATGAAGCCAATCCaacggtgcagagatggcaaatccaagcactacttgccgttggatatcatctacattccaccagattctgccgcaTGTACAATctaaaagactccatggttgaacttaagcataatgcacaaatctcaaaacacaagcacttctcctttgttctagaatcttccgtatcataattgcccaaattttTTTtagatgaattgccattatttgtttttactttatgctttacgacgcacaattccatgaatcttaaaatagattaatttttttacaaaaactaattgattttgaatgagatgaactataagaattaaacgaacatctacatcatgcatatatgacacaAAGCATACattctatagtgtggtatttattcataatttggttgccaaatctcatgcgtgcaatgcacgtgtaccttactagtatgctTATGTATATGTTGACATATTCTCTTTTTAACTTTTTAACATTTGTTCGCTTGTGCTTAAAACCATTTAAATAAAGAGGACAGGATTGTTCCATTTGGGCACGGCTTTGCTCCTACAGATGAATACACCAACATGTATGTGAAGCAGTAGAGGGAGGGAGTGGCCCATACCCTAATAAGCATGGCATCAGTGGAGCATGTATGATGTATCTACAAAATATTCAAGGCATGCTAATGTAGCTGACCTAGGATTCTTTCTAGCAAAATATTAAACCTTCTTTATAGACACTTTGCCTGCACCTGATCTCTATGCTTTGTGGAGGTAACCAAATCCATGCTCGGACTGTTTGCAGCTATACTTCTTCTATAGCATTCATTCAGACTGAAGACACATGTGAAGCTGGACTATGTAATCTGAATAAGTGTGTGATTTTGATGCCTGGTTAACATTCCATCTCATCGTTTCGTTCTTTGTTCCCTAGAGCTGACAGTTGCTGCTTGTTGCAGCTGTGTGCTCCGTTCCTAAAGTCATGTAAGCCGTCAACTAGACAGGACAATTTTTTTCCACCTTGTGTCCTATACATTCCTATGAATCTAAATAATGGTGAATCCGTGAATGTCATGTGTGGACTGATGACTTAATCGGCAAGTACCAACACAAACAGCAGGAAAAGTTTATCGAAGGGGGCCAAGGCAAGACAATAGAACATTGCTATGGAAATTATTCACAGTGGGTAAAATAGTGCAGAGAGAGACTTCTCAGAAGCTAATTGGAGTCAAGCAGAGAGCAGACCATACACTCAACATATGATGCCAATTTAGCTCGGCCATGTTGTTTATGCTGCATTTCTTAGAACTATGAACTAAATAATTAgtgctccctccgtaaagaaatataagagggaGTAACAAACAGATGTCCTAATACCCTGTCACCTAGACCTCATTCCGGGACCAGAAGCAGCAACTCAAATGTACGATTCGCCAAGCATTCTCCCCTCAAGCACCCGAAACTCCACGCACTAACAGCTTCCCATCAAAATTTATGTCCTAATACCCCAATTCACCCTAATTGGCGCAAAACCAGAGCACGGAATTAGCTCAGCCCGGGGCGGATCTCAGCGCGCCGAGGCACCGACACCGAAACCAGGGGGGATCACGAGCAACTACGAGGATCGTAATCGAGGGGCCGGGCGATGCAGAGGGACGAGAGATCTGACCGTCCAGATGTCGGCGGGGACGAGGATGATGACGGAGAGGGAGCAGAACCAGGCGTAGCCGACGGTGGCTTGGACGTAGCGCGGCACGCCCGGGCCGGCGAAGTAGCGCAGCGTGACGACGACCATGCCCAGCGTCAGGGGCAGCGATATCAGGTAGAAGACCCACATCTCGCCNNNNNNNNNNNNNNNNNNNNNNNNNNNNNNNNNNNNNNNNNNNNNNNNNNNNNNNNNNNNNNNNNNNNNNNNNNNNNNNNNNNNNNNNNNNNNNNNNNNNNNNNNNNNNNNNNNNNNNNNNNNNNNNNNNNNNNNNNNNNNNNNNNNNNNNNNNNNNNNNNNNNNNNNNNNNNNNNNNNNNNNNNNNNNNNNNNNNNNNNNNNNNNNNNNNNNNNNNNNNNNNNNNNNNNNNNNNNNNNNNNNNNNNNNNNNNNNNNNNNNNNNNNNNNNNNNNNNNNNGAGGCTGAGGGTTCGGCGCGGGGACGGTCGGTGGCGGTGGGGGTTGAGGAGTCCGGCTGGCTACGGAAGCTTCTCGGCGCCGCGTGGAGGCGGGGTGGAGGGCACGGCACGGGAGATCGAGCGAGGTCTCTTTTGTCTCCCCGGAGAAGTGGCGGGGGAGAAAGAAGGAAGGCGAGGAAGAAAGATGGTTGCTGGTGGGCTCGGCACGCCGAGCAGAAGTCGTTTTCTTCGGAATAGGAAAATTTTGGGTACGAGGGGAGTAGCACGCACGCAATATTTGGGTCTGCCGAATAAAGCCAGGATATATAATTTTTTTTTAACATCAATACAGACACAAGCACTCATATacgcgcgcatacactcacccctataaacACATACACGCGCACCTTTCTGTGTGGTGCAATGCACCTATATTTCAGACCTTACTATGAAAAAAAAATGGTGAAAAGGAGGCATATAAACACTTTTTGGCTTTGATTCGAATCAATTGAATATAAACATGCAACAAAAAAAATGTCCTGTCGGCCCTTTTTTTTTCTCAGTCTTGGTCAACGGCTTACAGCCATCTGGTTAATCTTCAGGCTTGTTTCTTCTGTAATTTATTTGTGAGCATGAATTTAGGGTGGATTCTTAAGAATCACGAGAGGCCCGACAAAGATTTATGCGTTTGATGAAGGGTGATGCAGCTCTTTCATATCATACGAAAGTTTATTGTGGGACTGTCTAAGGAACAATCGGTTGAATTTCGAATTCAATCTTACTCGAATTTTTGTCCAACAGTATTGTGACACACGTTAACTCCATCCCTATATATGCTTCCATCTGTTTGTTTTccttcatggaacaatcaaaagtaaaTTACAAGAAAACACCACTTTGAAGTCTAGATTTGCAGTAATTGCGCGACAAAAGTTCTCCGCCGGAGTTTTTTTATGGGTCATCGGATTAATCTTTAGGCTTGTTTCCTAGGTGATTTTTATTTGCCAGCATGAACTTTGGGAGAATTCTCAAGAATCACAAGTAATCTGATGACAAGACTTAGGCGTTTGACAATTACGAGTAATCTGATGACAAGATTCACACGTTTGACAAAGGGTGATGCAGCTCTTTGACACCTTAAGAAAGTTTATCGGATTATCTAATGAACAATCGGCTGAATTTCGAATTCCATCTCACTTGAATTTCTGTCCAACAGTATTGTGTCACGTCCACCTTATCCCTATATATATGCTTCCATCTGTTTGTTTTCCTTCTGTGAACAATCAATGTTTACCCACCTAATAAAAAAGACCGGCTTCCTTCTCTGTTGTACCGGCTAGCGGGTTAACAATGGGTTTTCCTGCTAGCTAGTGCAAGGTGCAAGCAATACAGCTGCTCGTCAAAACATGTACTCCCTTCGTAAACTAATATGAGAGTGTTTACATCACTATatcgatctaaacactcttatattaatttacagaggaaGTATTTTTTTTACACTATCTGATATCCTCGACTCAAGAGAAAAGAGCAACATAATTAGAAAAGCTTTGCCTTAGTGAGTTGTGGACACCATGAAGCACCCAGATGAAGTACAAGTATTATAATACTGATGCAATCGACGTACTTACAAAAAAGTACACAAgtgaaaaaaatataaaataattgAATTTTCCAACAATAACTAGAGATGTGGGCTGGGATATAGACTTTGACAAACAACAACAGTTGGGGGTGGTTCGCAAGCAACACACATAAAAACGACCTAGAGATCGCAAAACAACAACTGAGGCATGGTTTATTTGGTTATTGAAATGAAATGGGATAATGTCCTTCGCCCACCATCAGTGCAACCAGTCGTCTCTGGGCGATGTTGATCCTAATCGCCTGTGTGGATATTCTACAACTTAAAAAACATGAGAACCAAAGGGGGAAATGTAGCAAAAAGTTATGCAAAAAAATGGTTGAGGTAATGCCAACACATTATGAAATAGCAATTTACCATGAATCAAGATAGGTGAATGAAAGGGATAAAAGAAGGGGTTTACTAACGAAAAAAGGGACATACTAAATACAGGCGAAGGGAAATTTACGATGAATGACTAAATTAGTGAAGTGAGACATGTACAGAGACAGAAAATCGTCTCAAGAAAAAACGAGCAACTGAATATTTACTGAAGAAAGGGACATAGTAAACACTAAGGAAG is drawn from Triticum dicoccoides isolate Atlit2015 ecotype Zavitan chromosome 6B, WEW_v2.0, whole genome shotgun sequence and contains these coding sequences:
- the LOC119322356 gene encoding LMBR1 domain-containing protein 2 homolog A-like isoform X1 translates to MWVFYLISLPLTLGMVVVTLRYFAGPGVPRYVQATVGYAWFCSLSVIILVPADIWTTLTGFDKGGIGFFWGWSYWSTFILTWAVVPTIQGYEDAGDFTVRERLKTSIHMNLLFYSIVVAIGLFGLILLLVMHRAWDGGLVGFLMACSNTFGLVTGAFLLGFGLSEIPRNIWKNADWTHRQKVLSHRVAKMAVKLDNAHQDYSNAIVVAQATSNQMSKRDLLRPYMDIIDRMVAQMLRDDPSFKPSGGRLGENDMDYDTDDKTMATLRRQLRMAHEEYYRCKSEYMTYVMEALDLEDTIKNYEHRDANGWKYVSSFRESRSGTLGSLLDTMEFIWRCILRKQLQKALAVILGCMSAAILLAEATLLPGGVDLSLFSILVKSVGKQEVLVQVAAFVPLMYMCICTYYSLFQIGMLMFYSLTPRQTSSVSLLMICSMVARYAPPISYNFLNLIRLGGNVKTTFEKRMGNIDDAVPFFGRRFNRIYPLIMVVYTLLVASNFFGRVIDYFGSWKMFKFQREEEHMDGFDPSGIIILQKERSWIEQGYKVGEQVIPLARFNGASTDVESGKIEDAVEMKAGTTSSRVDGRAGQSKYIHNREMISNKYSSVRDQSRQATKPVKKETVSTSASLLEEGNSENRSAAGISQTWASVKNGFQNFKANMGAKKFTPLRQDPGFAPHSNASSPESLDDIFQRIKRRTSESPVDYLDDDDDDNDDNTGDMDPPFAGSRR
- the LOC119322356 gene encoding LMBR1 domain-containing protein 2 homolog A-like isoform X2, encoding MNLLFYSIVVAIGLFGLILLLVMHRAWDGGLVGFLMACSNTFGLVTGAFLLGFGLSEIPRNIWKNADWTHRQKVLSHRVAKMAVKLDNAHQDYSNAIVVAQATSNQMSKRDLLRPYMDIIDRMVAQMLRDDPSFKPSGGRLGENDMDYDTDDKTMATLRRQLRMAHEEYYRCKSEYMTYVMEALDLEDTIKNYEHRDANGWKYVSSFRESRSGTLGSLLDTMEFIWRCILRKQLQKALAVILGCMSAAILLAEATLLPGGVDLSLFSILVKSVGKQEVLVQVAAFVPLMYMCICTYYSLFQIGMLMFYSLTPRQTSSVSLLMICSMVARYAPPISYNFLNLIRLGGNVKTTFEKRMGNIDDAVPFFGRRFNRIYPLIMVVYTLLVASNFFGRVIDYFGSWKMFKFQREEEHMDGFDPSGIIILQKERSWIEQGYKVGEQVIPLARFNGASTDVESGKIEDAVEMKAGTTSSRVDGRAGQSKYIHNREMISNKYSSVRDQSRQATKPVKKETVSTSASLLEEGNSENRSAAGISQTWASVKNGFQNFKANMGAKKFTPLRQDPGFAPHSNASSPESLDDIFQRIKRRTSESPVDYLDDDDDDNDDNTGDMDPPFAGSRR